A window of Diadema setosum chromosome 2, eeDiaSeto1, whole genome shotgun sequence contains these coding sequences:
- the LOC140239022 gene encoding death domain-containing protein CRADD-like, producing MSMSEFHRQILEKSRPTLLNDLDATDVVPHLVGDQVLTRHDEEKIMCKATRRDKVSELMDIIPRRGMSAYTSFLNSLIATEGSKHLYQYVKDLEEMSTAAIQDDDDVQFPLTECQDSISVRMGNEEAATLRPGFPVCQPSDARQPSDARQPSDARQPSDARQPRHPHLVLNDLQLLELAKGLGEHWETLGLYLGFNKATIYQCKANNVLSVVQQTFDMLNKWKCKSGRAATTSALLEACKKIDLLSEDVYAFLYDL from the exons ATGTCCATGTCAGAGTTTCATCGGCAGATCCTGGAGAAGAGTCGTCCCACTCTCCTCAACGATCTGGACGCCACTGATGTTGTTCCACACCTGGTAGGAGATCAGGTCCTCACCAGGCACGACGAGGAAAAGATCATGTGTAAAGCGACCAGGCGAGACAAAGTGTCCGAGCTAATGGACATCATCCCGAGGAGAGGCATGAGTGCATACACATCGTTCCTAAACAGCCTGATTGCCACCGAGGGCTCTAAGCATCTCTACCAGTATGTGAAAGACTTGGAAGAGATGTCCACTGCAGCAATTCAAGATGACGATGATGTGCAGTTTCCTCTAACAG AATGTCAGGACTCTATCAGTGTGAGGATGGGGAATGAAGAAGCAGCCACACTCCGCCCTGGTTTCCCTGTCTGCCAACCAAGTGATGCTCGCCAACCAAGTGATGCTCGCCAACCAAGTGATGCTCGCCAACCAAGTGATGCTCGCCAGCCTCGGCACCCGCACTTGGTACTTAATGACTTACAATTGTTGGAGCTTGCCAAGGGCCTTGGAGAGCACTGGGAGACCCTCGGTCTCTACCTGGGCTTCAACAAGGCTACTATCTATCAGTGCAAGGCAAACAATGTCTTGAGTGTTGTTCAACAAACATTTGACATGTTAAATAAGTGGAAATGCAAAAGTGGTAGAGCGGCGACAACCTCAGCACTCTTGGAGGCATGCAAGAAAATTGATCTACTGAGTGAAGATGTATATGCATTCTTGTATGATTTGTAG
- the LOC140239012 gene encoding protein CFAP20DC-like, with amino-acid sequence MFKNEFQGGPFVEVFSSQGKEPLLKWKLAGQASIQKTFDKECKSYIHSLEGASTTTKMQLPKDSKQTLALIQRYLVIQFFVPLGQDFSMELGISDMSNNKRRLFLSTAQRETSATPLHAKVPLTIMKRAVWLNLAIDMVSLVGELFRGQTFKSLDTLLISASCKLRKIFTLKDQPPDTTDDDVLYNCDPPTNSVRDISSIPKTCQFSSDVLHLTQVLSMAKLRHVDFKMRGDGSRPSSSTEPDLNSSLRAKDDRPMHIAFGTKVPVPSTSSGRKVSASGQREGSSATGSRTSRSSHSGPHRTEDPLHSARGQAPPSAGEVNKLVVHGHQRQQSDPGTEIQHPDGIDKGTLAGSNTWTSSGIIEDRQPHPPRENSGGRSRRVVKVRPSSGKKSGEAGRSDADESSDADLASARSRHRSGGAVRDSNPHPGKSDSADMLSAGLSNMMKSSNSAGKVRTRLDSLSESDEGGGSRQGRMASGRSKIPRRKKKERGGGGGGPKMSEKGATRGEEDPISKSVAREDADVVTQRMSMVQSVEGRVIKNGADVSVRLGGSDSGVAISAETSEPEGNQSTVSSSRSSKAEPKDKGNLYTFMSPPHTVPIRATENSRQLDPKKLQMKMQQIIDSKTPTNIGQADDGEDFEPSKGSSRDLISPETDFLRNAQLSDDSDSDDDRPGSGRLKVKQTIERSHSPKRAVENGGRDAVRSSSRGEGDRQPQQPALSLSPTLRRSKLAALAESQGGASQNLAPPRGSLSRMSIRSKHLKEIPKDDPRLSDDYDWRKYQSNNSSLASSLEANMLASLRRQQLEELYEERNEGAANNSFEIHNYGDDDESSSSGDTTTTFSTWRPPDNLHRGKGYQEEMNYEPAGNPLMQSNPRDWSNLFSPPIVLPSEKLQNEQHQLSPVNELGSGFLSDGSRHKSSSSESQARVGPGGETDGEEELDLLYDPCLNCYFDPKTGKYYELA; translated from the exons ATGTTCAAGAATGAATTTCAG GGTGGACCGTTTGTGGAGGTGTTCAGCTCTCAGGGCAAAGAACCCTTGCTGAAATGGAAGCTTGCTGGACAGGCATCCATTCAAAAG ACATTTGACAAAGAATGCAAGAGCTACATTCACAGCCTGGAGGGAGCATCGACCACCACCAAAATGCAGCTGCCAAAGGATAGCAAACAAACAT tGGCCTTGATCCAGAGGTACCTAGTGATCCAGTTCTTTGTGCCTCTTGGTCAAGATTTCTCCATGGAGCTTGG AATCAGTGACATGAGCAACAACAAGAGAAGGCTGTTCCTCTCGACAGCCCAGAGGGAGACCTCAGCCACTCCGCTGCATGCCAAAGTACCCCTCACTATCATGAAGAGAGCTGTG tGGTTAAACCTAGCCATTGACATGGTATCCTTGGTTGGGGAGCTGTTCCGAGGCCAGACCTTCAAGTCTCTGGACACTCTCCTCATCTCTGCCTCCTGCAAGCTTAGGAAGATCTTCACCCTCAAGGATCAACCCCCAGATACcactgatgatgatg TGTTGTATAACTGTGATCCACCGACCAACAGTGTCAGAGATATTTCGTCAATCCCAAAAACTTGCCAATTCAGTTCAGACGTCCTACATCTAACCCAG GTGCTCTCCATGGCCAAGCTGAGACACGTGGACTTCAAGATGAGAGGCGACGGAAGCAGGCCTTCCTCCTCCACGGAACCTG ATCTGAACTCCAGCCTCCGTGCCAAAGATGACCGTCCAATGCACATAGCCTTTGGCACCAAGGTTCCTGTACCTTCTACATCATCAGGGAGAAAGGTTTCAGCCTCGGGGCAGAGAGAG GGCTCCAGTGCCACTGGAAGCAGGACCAGTCGCTCATCACACTCCGGCCCCCACAGAACAGAAG ACCCCCTTCACAGTGCCAGAGGCCAGGCCCCACCCAGTGCTGGAGAGGTCAACAAACTAGTGGTCCATGGTCATCAGCGACAGCAGTCAGACCCAGGCACGGAGATACAGCACCCTGACGGGATCGACAAGG GCACCCTGGCAGGGAGCAATACCTGGACATCTTCTGGGATCATCGAGGATCGACAGCCACACCCTCCCAGGGAAAACTCTGGCGGACGATCGCGACGAGTGGTCAAAGTGAGACCGTCCAGTGGCAAGAAGAGTGGGGAGGCTGGGCGCAGCGATGCCGATGAGTCCAGTGACGCTGACCTTGCCTCGGCGAGAAGCAGGCACCGGTCGGGTGGAGCCGTCAGAGACAGTAACCCCCATCCAGGCAAGAGTGATTCGGCGGACATGCTGTCAGCTGGTCTGAGCAATATGATGAAGAGTAGCAACTCTGCCGGGAAGGTCAGAACTCGATTGGACAGCCTGTCCGAGTCTGATGAAGGCGGGGGGAGCAGGCAGGGTAGAATGGCCTCGGGGCGGAGCAAGATCCCccggaggaagaagaaggagcgtggtggtggtggtggtggaccAAAAATGTCTGAGAAGGGTGCGACGAGGGGCGAGGAGGATCCTATCTCAAAGAGTGTCGCTAGAGAGGATGCCGATGTTGTGACTCAAAGGATGTCTATGGTGCAGTCAGTGGAAGGGAGAGTGATCAAGAATGGTGCAGATGTCAGCGTAAGACTGGGCGGCTCAG ATTCAGGAGTGGCCATATCAGCAGAGACTTCAGAACCTGAAGGAAACCAGTCTACAGTGTCTTCAAGCAG GTCATCGAAGGCAGAGCCTAAGGACAAGGGTAATCTCTATACATTCATGTCTCCACCTCATACCGTCCCAATTCGAGCAACTGAAAACTCCAGGCAGCTGGACCCTAAGAAATTACAG atGAAAATGCAGCAAATAATTGACAGCAAGACACCAACAAACATTGGCCAAGCTGATGACGGTGAGGACTTTGAGCCTAGCAAAGGGTCATCGCGTGACCTGATAAGTCCTGAGACAGATTTCCTGCGAAATGCCCAACTCAGTGACGACTCCGACTCGGATGATGATCGCCCTGGCAGTgggaggttaaaggtcaagcaGACGATCGAACGCTCACACTCCCCGAAGAGGGCAGTAGAGAATGGTGGCAGGGATGCAGTCAGAAGTAGCTCCAGAGGCGAGGGCGACAGACAGCCCCAACAGCCAGCATTGAGCCTGTCGCCAACGCTACGTCGCAGCAAGCTGGCAGCGCTGGCCGAGAGCCAGGGCGGGGCATCCCAGAATCTTGCCCCACCCCGGGGGTCCCTGTCTCGGATGAGCATTAGGTCTAAGCACCTTAAGGAGATTCCAAAGGATGACCCACGCCTCTCTGAT GACTATGACTGGCGGAAGTACCAGTCTAACAACAGTTCGCTGGCCTCCTCCCTGGAGGCCAACATGCTAGCCAGCCTGAGGAGGCAGCAGCTGGAAGAGCTGTACGAGGAGAGGAACGAGGGAGCAGCCAACAACAGCTTCGAGATCCACAACTACGGTGACGACGACGAGAGTAGCTCCAGTGGCGACACGACCACGACCTTCAGCACATGGAGACCTCCG GATAATTTGCATAGAGGCAAGGGATACCAGGAAGAAATGAACTATGAGCCCGCTGGAAATCCCCTCATGCAGTCCAACCCGAG